One stretch of Asterias rubens chromosome 8, eAstRub1.3, whole genome shotgun sequence DNA includes these proteins:
- the LOC117293706 gene encoding E3 ubiquitin-protein ligase TRIM71-like has product MDEVSSVPVLDNIRKTQLQCLICYSQYINPKTLTCEHSFCKNCLEEMMEAHPTKSISCPVCRRETSLPEEGIDDLPKSFSLISLMETIAEQQRLVEHHGLNGQTVLDNISKAQLECPICYSQYINPKTLTCKHNFCQNCLEEMRTAHPLEENIICPICRKETSSPEAGIYDLTQSLFLINLMETIAEQQQLVRRLQTKIICQDCDEEDEAVSYCLDCQEFLCEVCDNAHQRSKRTKSHEKASIDHLRSGKASFKKNSQLLTNVPKCGTHPNQNKIFYCQRCFIMICASCTQDHRNPYHELVGLSQAIESSNDIINDRVEQVEKCLQRFTKKRELLDMLSTEHQERIKQKHKIITDDADRKVAELRKEEQKLKDKVTRFCYEKGKEFKKIMASNCINEKKIKQQLEKVTNDKKGVQEIDLLKMQKSLMQDLKDALDVDNPTGCVCLNFKDFKESSDFTDEEIYLMFGQKRNMTDSEVSDGMKVGTWVVRGKKWHWGAQDGDPPGEGVIRRSNDWDVRVGWDEGPAGHLDRYSPEDLDFAWP; this is encoded by the exons ATGGATGAGGTAAGCAGTGTACCCGTGTTGGATAATATCAGAAAAACGCAGTTGCAATGCCTGATTTGCTACTCCCAGTACATCAACCCCAAGACCCTGACTTGCGAACACAGTTTCTGCAAAAACTGTCTAGAAGAAATGATGGAAGCCCATCCAACAAAAAGCATTTCATGTCCCGTCTGCAGGAGAGAAACCTCTTTACCAGAGGAAGGAATTGATGACCTCCCAAAGAGCTTTTCATTAATTAGTTTGATGGAAACTATTGCTGAACAACAGCGGCTTGTTGAGCATCATGGTCTTAATGGTCAAACTGTATTAGATAATATCAGCAAAGCGCAGCTGGAATGCCCGATTTGCTACTCGCAGTACATCAACCCCAAGACTCTGACTTGTAAACACAACTTCTGCCAAAACTGTCTTGAAGAAATGAGGACAGCCCATCCTCTGGAAGAAAACATTATATGTCCCATCTGCAGAAAAGAAACGTCTTCACCAGAGGCAGGAATTTATGACCTCACCCAGAGTCTTTTCTTAATTAACTTGATGGAAACTATTGCCGAACAACAGCAGCTCGTCAGACGTCTTCAGACTAAGATAATTTGTCAAGATTGCGATGAGGAAGATGAAGCTGTCAGCTACTGCCTTGATTGTCAGGAATTTCTTTGCGAGGTTTGTGACAATGCGCACCAACgtagcaaaagaacaaaaagcCATGAAAAAGCTTCAATCGACCATCTACGCTCTGGCAAAGCAAGTTTCAAAAAGAACTCTCAGCTTCTCACGAATGTACCAAAATGTGGTACACACCCCAACCAGAACAAGATTTTCTACTGCCAACGTTGCTTCATAATGATATGTGCTTCATGCACCCAGGATCATCGAAACCCTTACCACGAACTCGTTGGTTTATCACAAGCCATAGAATCAAGCAATGACATCATTAATGATCGTGTCGAACAAGTTGAGAAGTGCCTACAAAGGTTTACTAAAAAAAGAGAACTTCTTGACATGTTATCCACTGAACACCAAGAAAGGATAaagcaaaaacacaaaattatcaCTGATGACGCAGACAGAAAAGTTGCTGAACTCCGTAAAGAGGaacaaaaacttaaagacaAAGTGACAAGATTCTGCTATGAAAAGGGCAAAgaattcaaaaaaattatggCAAGCAActgtataaatgaaaaaaagataAAGCAACAGCTGGAAAAGGTGACCAATGACAAGAAAGGAGTCCAGGAAATTGATCTTCTGAAAATGCAAAAGAGTCTTATGCAAGACTTAAAAGATGCACTGGATGTTGACAACCCAACTGGATGTGTCTGCCTGAATTTTAAAGATTTCAAAGAAAGTTCAGACTTCACTGATGAGGAAATCT ATCTGATGTTTGGACAAAAACGAAACATGACTGACTCCGAGGTTTCAGATGGGATGAAAGTTGGCACATGGGTGGTACGAGGAAAGAAGTGGCATTGGGG
- the LOC117293708 gene encoding uncharacterized protein LOC117293708, producing MVSLLKKLHADRNGTGQKPHVVVLHVGTNDLDESVLHKDLQNFEQLISLAKETFPSAKIIINSILPRSDFKILNEKGIILNMHLAKLCKKVGCIFIDLTENFPPELFSCDGLHLNHYGIRRLADVITDVTTSLLIRVIPGSRTSSTNRFVPKELQLLVRKKKRKKEPISKPQSSPSSGPPSPSTPETQLKENATRKHPRQPSGKKRSAAVDSDGFQQVGCKFTCPSVDPYSLPVFQPMCLPMKVMVYHHKLHVLSSSCVRPPQQPTPYIQRKKAGVKKRRRMAQARKKRKKKNRKVLAAWPCGKPSSMSFKYSKDNQPLQG from the exons ATGGTTTCGTTGTTGAAAAAGTTACATGCAGATCGCAATGGTACTGGACAGAAGCCGCATGTTGTTGTCCTACATGTGGGTACCAACGATCTGGATGAGAGTGTTCTCCACAAAGACCTCCAGAACTTTGAGCAGCTGATTTCATTGGCAAAGGAAACGTTTCCATCGGCTAAAATCATAATAAATTCCATCTTGCCACGTTCTGACTTCAAAATCCTCAACGAGAAGGGCATCATTCTAAATATGCACCTTGCTAAGCTTTGCAAGAAGGTAGGCTGCATATTCATTGATCTAACAGAGAACTTTCCTCCAGAACTTTTCTCTTGTGATGGACTTCATCTGAATCATTATGGCATTCGAAGGTTGGCGGATGTCATCACTGACGTCACCACATCCCTACTCATCAGAGTAATTCCAGGCTCTCGTACAAGCTCTACCAATCGGTTCGTTCCAAAAGAACTGCAGCTGCttgtcagaaagaaaaaaaggaagaaagagCCCATTTCGAAACCCCAATCCTCGCCCTCATCCGGACCCCCATCTCCATCAACACCGGAAACACAACTCAAAGAGAACGCAACGAGAAAACATCCAAGGCAACCATCAGGAAAAAAGAGAAGTGCTGCAGTCGACAGTGATGGATTCCAGCAGGTTGGGTGTAAATTCACCTGTCCATCAGTTGACCCCTACTCCCTTCCAGTTTTCCAGCCTATGTGTCTGCCAATGAAGGTGATGGTTTACCACCACAAGCTGCATGTGCTGTCGTCATCATGTGTCCGTCCCCCACAACAACCCACGCCATACATTCAGCGTAAAAAAGCTGGAGTGAAGAAGAGGCGGAGGATGGCCCAGGCAAGGAAGAAGAGGAAAAAGAAAAATCGAAAG GTGCTGGCTGCCTGGCCATGTGGCAAACCTTCATCAATGTCATTCAAGTACAGCAAAGACAATCAACCATTGCAGGGGTAA
- the LOC117293709 gene encoding putative HERC2-like protein 3 isoform X3: protein MSHLQKRNVFTRDLMFGKKRNMTDSEILDMMKVGTRVVRGKKWHWRWSQDGSPPGEGTIIEAQNEWAFYVRWDEDNTDRYNPDVLDLA, encoded by the exons ATGTCCCATCTGCAGAAAAGAAACGTCTTCACCAGAG ATCTGATGTTTGGGAAAAAGAGGAACATGACTGACTCCGAGATTTTAGATATGATGAAAGTTGGCACAAGGGTGGTACGAGGAAAGAAGTGGCACTGGAGGTGGTCTCAG GATGGTAGCCCACCTGGCGAAGGTACAATCATTGAAGCCCAAAATGAATGGGCATTTTACGTACGTTGGGATGAAGATAACACAGACCGTTATAACCCTGATGTTCTTGATCTTGCATAG
- the LOC117293709 gene encoding uncharacterized protein LOC117293709 isoform X2 yields MWKTHQPEQDFYCKTCSLMVCASCTQDHRIPVHKVFGLSQATESINNIINEHIRKGEECLQKFSNKRQLLDMLSTEHQESIKQKHKIITDDADRKVAELRREEQKLKDKVTRFCYQKGNQFQLVKACNSIKEEELKIQLEKVKNDRKQVHDFDLLEFQKSVVQDIKKPITYVSGCVCLNFQDFKKSSDFTDEEIYLMFGKKRNMTDSEILDMMKVGTRVVRGKKWHWRWSQDGSPPGEGTIIEAQNEWAFYVRWDEDNTDRYNPDVLDLA; encoded by the exons ATGTGGAAAACACACCAACCAGAACAAGAtttctattgcaagacttgttCCCTAATGGTATGTGCTTCATGCACCCAGGATCATCGAATACCGGTCCATAAAGTCTTTGGTTTATCACAAGCCACCGAATCAATCAACAATATCATTAATGAACACATCAGAAAAGGAGAGGAGTGCCTACAAAAGTTTTCTAATAAAAGACAACTTCTTGACATGTTATCCACTGAACACCAAGAAAGTATAaagcaaaaacacaaaattatcaCTGATGATGCAGACAGAAAAGTTGCTGAACTCCGTAGAGAGGaacaaaaacttaaagacaAAGTGACACGATTCTGTTACCAAAAGGGCAATCAATTTCAATTAGTTAAGGCCTGCAATAGTATAAAAGAAGAAGAGTTAAAGATACAGCTGGAAAAGGTGAAAAATGACAGAAAGCAAGTCCATGACTTTGATCTTCTGGAATTCCAAAAGAGTGTTGTGCAAGACATAAAAAAACCTATTACCTATGTGTCTGGATGTGTCTGCTTGAATTTTCAAGATTTCAAAAAAAGTTCTGACTTCACTGATGAAGAAATCT ATCTGATGTTTGGGAAAAAGAGGAACATGACTGACTCCGAGATTTTAGATATGATGAAAGTTGGCACAAGGGTGGTACGAGGAAAGAAGTGGCACTGGAGGTGGTCTCAG GATGGTAGCCCACCTGGCGAAGGTACAATCATTGAAGCCCAAAATGAATGGGCATTTTACGTACGTTGGGATGAAGATAACACAGACCGTTATAACCCTGATGTTCTTGATCTTGCATAG
- the LOC117293709 gene encoding tripartite motif-containing protein 59-like isoform X1 yields the protein MEEVSGVPVLDNIRKAQLQCLICYSQYINPKTLTCEHSFCKNCLEEMMEAHPTKSISCPVCRRETSLPEAGIADLPKSFSLISLMETIAEQQRLVEHHGLNGQTVLDNISKAQLECPICYSQYINPKTLTCKHNFCQNCLEEMRTAHPLEENIICPICRKETSSPEVGIDDLPQSFFLINLIETIAEQQQLVRCLQTKINCQDCDEEDEAVSYCLDCQEFLCEVCDNAHQRSKRTKGHEKASIDHLRSGKASFKKNSQLLTNVPKCGKHTNQNKISIARLVP from the coding sequence ATGGAAGAGGTAAGCGGTGTACCCGTGTTGGATAACATCAGAAAAGCGCAGTTGCAATGCCTGATTTGCTACTCCCAGTACATCAACCCCAAGACCCTGACTTGCGAACACAGTTTCTGCAAAAACTGTCTAGAAGAAATGATGGAAGCCCATCCAACAAAAAGCATTTCATGTCCCGTCTGCAGGAGAGAAACCTCTTTACCAGAGGCAGGAATTGCTGACCTCCCAAAGAGCTTTTCATTAATTAGTTTGATGGAAACTATTGCTGAACAACAGCGGCTTGTTGAGCATCATGGTCTTAATGGTCAAACTGTATTAGATAATATCAGCAAAGCGCAGCTGGAATGCCCGATTTGCTACTCGCAGTACATCAACCCCAAGACTCTGACTTGTAAACACAACTTCTGCCAAAACTGTCTTGAAGAAATGAGGACAGCCCATCCTCTGGAAGAAAACATTATATGTCCCATCTGCAGAAAAGAAACGTCTTCACCAGAGGTAGGAATTGATGACCTCCCCCAGAGTTTTTTCTTAATTAACTTGATAGAAACTATTGCCGAACAACAGCAGCTTGTCAGATGTCTTCAGACTAAGATAAATTGTCAAGATTGCGACGAGGAAGATGAAGCTGTCAGCTACTGCCTTGATTGTCAGGAATTTCTTTGCGAGGTTTGTGACAATGCGCACCAACGTAGCAAAAGAACAAAAGGTCATGAAAAAGCTTCAATCGACCATCTACGCTCTGGCAAAgcaagttttaaaaagaactcTCAGCTTCTCACGAACGTACCAAAATGTGGAAAACACACCAACCAGAACAAGAtttctattgcaagacttgttCCCTAA